A part of Lacinutrix sp. 5H-3-7-4 genomic DNA contains:
- the dinB gene encoding DNA polymerase IV: MQKNILHLDLDTFFVSCERLIDSRLKNRPLLVGGTGDRGVVAACSYETRTFGVHSGMSMKVARRLCPEAIVIKGNASIYTKYSHLVTEIIKEKSPVFEKASVDEFYVDLSGMDKFYGCYKYASELRQQIIKNTGLPISFGLSANKIVSKVATGEAKPNNQLQIDSGYEKDFLAPLSIRKIPSVGEKTYQTLRGLGVDKIKVVQQMPLEMMTSALGKNGRTIWKRANGIDNPPLVPFYERKSLSTERTFGKDTIDVVKLRTTLFAMAENLAFQLRKGDKLAGTISVKIRYSDFNTYTKQVKIPYSSADHVIIPKVIELFEKLYQRRLLIRLIGVKISDIVTGHYQINLFDDTEEMLSLYNAMDNIRNKYGELSVMRASGMGAKTIGRFNNPFNGEPPILLAHRNQ, translated from the coding sequence ATGCAAAAAAATATTTTACACCTAGATTTAGATACATTTTTTGTCTCATGTGAACGTTTAATTGATAGTCGTTTAAAAAACAGACCACTATTGGTTGGTGGCACAGGAGACAGAGGCGTTGTTGCTGCTTGTAGTTATGAAACTAGAACTTTTGGAGTGCATTCTGGAATGTCTATGAAAGTTGCTAGACGCTTATGTCCTGAAGCTATTGTAATTAAAGGCAATGCATCAATTTACACCAAGTATTCTCATTTAGTCACAGAAATAATTAAAGAAAAATCTCCAGTTTTTGAAAAAGCTAGTGTAGATGAGTTTTATGTCGATTTATCTGGTATGGATAAATTTTATGGTTGTTATAAATATGCTTCAGAGCTAAGACAACAAATTATAAAAAATACAGGATTACCCATTTCGTTTGGACTTTCGGCTAATAAAATTGTTTCAAAAGTAGCTACAGGTGAAGCTAAACCAAATAATCAATTACAAATAGATTCTGGTTACGAAAAAGATTTTTTAGCTCCGTTATCTATTAGAAAAATACCTTCTGTTGGAGAAAAAACATATCAAACTTTAAGAGGATTAGGTGTAGATAAAATTAAGGTTGTACAACAAATGCCATTAGAAATGATGACGAGTGCATTAGGTAAAAATGGTAGAACAATATGGAAGCGAGCAAACGGAATTGACAATCCGCCATTGGTTCCTTTTTATGAGCGCAAATCATTATCAACCGAACGAACTTTTGGGAAAGATACTATAGATGTTGTAAAGCTTCGCACTACCCTATTTGCTATGGCTGAAAATCTAGCTTTTCAATTAAGAAAAGGAGATAAATTAGCAGGAACTATAAGTGTAAAAATTAGATATTCAGATTTTAATACATACACAAAACAAGTTAAGATACCATACTCTAGTGCAGACCATGTTATAATACCTAAAGTAATTGAACTTTTTGAGAAATTATATCAACGTAGACTATTGATTAGGTTAATTGGAGTTAAGATAAGCGATATAGTAACAGGTCATTATCAAATAAACTTATTTGATGATACAGAAGAAATGCTAAGTCTGTACAACGCTATGGACAATATTAGAAATAAGTATGGAGAATTAAGTGTAATGAGAGCTTCTGGAATGGGAGCAAAAACCATTGGTAGATTTAATAATCCTTTTAATGGTGAACCTCCAATTTTATTAGCACATAGAAATCAATAA
- a CDS encoding LexA family transcriptional regulator produces the protein MNYISKNIKHLRNLKKLSQEGLAEELNVTRSRIGSYEENRSSPTIEFLIAFSDYFKIPIDILLRNDLTKAKDFSFIELNNQRVLFPITVDDANENLIEVVPVKASAGYLAGYDDPEYIEQLQKIKLPFLPTGKHRAFPIKGDSMLPMKDGSFVIGRFIEDRSEITTGKTYILVTANDGMVYKRVFNNIDLNNSLLLMSDNKKYHDYSVPIEEVLEIWEFTCSINTQEYTQEELKISSILEMFNELGVELKALEGLKLD, from the coding sequence ATGAATTATATATCTAAAAACATAAAACACTTAAGAAATCTCAAAAAGCTATCTCAGGAAGGTTTAGCTGAAGAGTTAAATGTTACTAGGTCTAGAATTGGATCATACGAAGAGAATCGTTCATCACCTACAATTGAATTTTTAATTGCGTTTTCTGATTATTTTAAAATACCTATTGATATTTTATTACGTAATGACCTTACAAAAGCTAAAGACTTTTCATTTATAGAATTAAATAATCAACGTGTTTTATTTCCAATAACAGTTGATGATGCTAATGAAAATTTAATTGAAGTTGTTCCTGTTAAGGCTTCTGCTGGATATTTAGCAGGGTATGATGACCCTGAATATATTGAACAGCTTCAAAAAATAAAATTACCTTTTTTACCTACTGGAAAACATCGTGCATTTCCAATTAAAGGAGATTCTATGTTACCAATGAAAGATGGTTCGTTTGTAATTGGTCGTTTTATTGAAGATAGGAGTGAGATTACCACAGGAAAAACATACATTTTAGTTACTGCTAATGATGGTATGGTATATAAAAGAGTATTTAATAATATAGATTTAAACAACTCTTTGTTGCTAATGTCTGATAATAAGAAGTATCATGATTATAGTGTTCCTATAGAAGAGGTTTTAGAGATTTGGGAATTTACTTGTAGTATTAATACTCAGGAATACACACAAGAAGAATTAAAAATTAGTAGTATTCTTGAAATGTTTAATGAGTTGGGTGTTGAGTTGAAAGCTTTAGAAGGTTTAAAATTAGACTAA
- a CDS encoding DNA polymerase III subunit alpha — MYLNCHTYYSLRYGTFSELDLLDLAKENNYDSIVLSDINNTSACLNFIHQANLRNIKPVVGIDFRNGAEQKFVGIAKNNVGFKELNDFMSQHSQHKMLIPDLAPNFENVFIIYPFEKVLQLNKKCFEPYEFIGVSINDLKKLRFSQLKKHSQHLVFLQQVTIRDKGDFNAHRLLRAIDNNILLSKLEKTEECSIQHKMLSSVELEKAFVEFPFILQNTKNILNQCSINFGFGNERKSQNLKVYTDSFENDFKLLERLCKEKISTRYVAPSKKVKERLYKELETIKSMRFVSFFLINYDIISYAKSKGYFHIGRGSGANSIVAYIIGITDVDPIELDLYFERFINPFRASPPDFDIDFSWKDRDDVTAYIFKRFKHTALLATYNTFKYRAAVREIGKVFGLPKEEIDKLCKNNFNYYKLDEFSKLVIKYAKLIEGFPNYISVHSAGILILDKPIHNYSATNLPPKGFPTLQFDMNIAEDVGIFKFDILGQRGLAKIKDALEIISENRPDSPPIDITNIEAFKKDPKINNLLKSGGAIGAYYVESPAMRGLMQQLQTQNYIELVAASSIIRPGVSGSGMKEEFIKRHRYPEKRKEAHPILYKIMPETYGVMVYQEDVLKVANQFAGLTLGEADVLRRGMSGKYRSKKEFEAVEEKFYKNCRNKGFDEKLITDVWNQIKSFAGYAFAKGHSASYAVESYQSLYLKCYYPLEFMTAVLNNGGGFYSAEHYFHEARKQGAKICAPCINKSDHPNKLIGKTIYLGFGYLKNLELFTIKRILSERQLNGDFTSLDNFIDRLTITIEQLTILIRIDAFKFTGKSKVELLWHSIFKLNAKRDYNSQSKLFISEHKKFNLPKLNVSWIENAYDEMELLGFPLCDYFNLVNENTDNGILALKMKNYVGKNVLIYGSLVTTRYNNTSKGELMRLSTFIDKEGNYFDAVHFSSVVDKFPINGLGVYACFGKITNRFDFCSMSVIRSRKMGVIKDPRNT, encoded by the coding sequence ATGTATTTAAACTGTCACACATATTACTCATTAAGATATGGAACGTTTTCTGAGTTAGACCTGTTAGATTTAGCTAAAGAAAATAATTACGACTCTATTGTCCTTTCTGATATTAACAATACATCTGCATGTTTAAATTTTATTCATCAAGCTAATTTAAGAAACATTAAACCTGTTGTAGGTATCGATTTTAGAAACGGAGCAGAACAAAAATTTGTTGGCATAGCAAAAAACAATGTTGGATTTAAAGAACTTAATGATTTTATGTCTCAACATTCTCAACATAAAATGTTGATACCTGATTTAGCACCTAATTTTGAGAATGTTTTTATTATTTATCCTTTTGAAAAAGTATTACAACTCAACAAAAAATGTTTTGAGCCTTATGAATTTATAGGTGTTTCCATAAACGATTTAAAAAAACTCAGGTTTTCACAACTAAAAAAACATAGTCAACATCTTGTGTTTCTTCAACAAGTTACCATAAGAGATAAAGGTGATTTTAATGCTCATAGGCTTTTAAGAGCAATTGACAACAATATTTTGTTAAGTAAACTTGAAAAAACTGAAGAATGTAGTATTCAACATAAAATGTTGTCGAGTGTTGAACTAGAAAAAGCTTTTGTTGAATTTCCTTTTATTTTACAAAACACAAAAAACATATTAAACCAGTGTAGCATTAATTTTGGTTTTGGAAATGAGCGTAAATCTCAGAATTTAAAGGTTTATACAGATTCTTTTGAAAACGATTTTAAATTATTAGAGCGTTTATGTAAAGAAAAAATATCAACACGATATGTGGCACCAAGTAAAAAGGTAAAAGAGAGATTATATAAAGAATTAGAGACTATCAAGTCAATGCGGTTTGTTTCTTTTTTTCTAATAAATTATGATATTATATCGTATGCAAAAAGTAAAGGGTATTTTCATATTGGTAGAGGAAGTGGTGCAAATAGTATTGTTGCCTATATAATTGGAATTACAGATGTAGATCCCATTGAATTAGATTTATATTTTGAAAGATTTATAAATCCGTTTAGAGCTTCACCACCTGATTTCGATATTGATTTTTCTTGGAAAGACCGTGATGATGTTACAGCTTATATTTTCAAAAGATTTAAACATACAGCATTGTTAGCAACATATAATACATTTAAATATCGAGCAGCAGTAAGAGAGATTGGTAAAGTGTTTGGCTTGCCAAAAGAAGAAATAGATAAGCTTTGCAAAAACAATTTCAACTATTATAAATTAGATGAATTTTCAAAATTAGTAATAAAATACGCTAAACTTATAGAAGGTTTTCCAAATTATATAAGCGTTCATTCGGCAGGAATATTAATTTTAGATAAGCCAATTCACAATTATTCAGCTACAAATTTACCTCCTAAAGGCTTTCCAACTCTACAATTTGACATGAATATTGCAGAAGATGTTGGAATTTTCAAGTTTGATATATTAGGTCAAAGAGGATTAGCTAAAATAAAAGATGCTTTAGAAATTATTTCAGAGAACAGACCAGATTCTCCTCCAATTGATATAACAAATATTGAAGCTTTTAAAAAAGATCCAAAAATTAATAATTTATTAAAATCGGGAGGCGCAATAGGTGCTTATTATGTAGAGTCACCAGCTATGCGTGGATTAATGCAACAATTGCAAACTCAAAATTATATTGAATTAGTCGCAGCAAGCTCTATAATTAGACCAGGAGTTTCAGGCTCAGGAATGAAAGAAGAGTTTATAAAACGACATAGATATCCAGAAAAAAGAAAAGAAGCACATCCAATATTGTATAAAATTATGCCAGAAACTTATGGTGTAATGGTATATCAAGAAGATGTATTGAAAGTAGCAAATCAATTTGCCGGTTTAACACTAGGAGAAGCAGATGTTTTAAGAAGAGGAATGAGTGGTAAGTATAGGTCTAAAAAAGAATTTGAGGCTGTAGAAGAGAAATTTTATAAAAATTGTAGAAATAAAGGTTTTGATGAAAAACTAATAACTGATGTTTGGAATCAAATTAAAAGTTTTGCTGGTTATGCTTTTGCAAAAGGACATTCTGCTTCTTATGCAGTAGAAAGTTATCAAAGCCTTTATTTAAAATGTTATTACCCATTAGAGTTTATGACTGCCGTATTAAATAATGGTGGCGGATTTTATAGTGCAGAACATTATTTCCATGAAGCTAGAAAACAAGGTGCTAAAATTTGTGCTCCATGTATTAATAAAAGTGATCATCCAAATAAATTAATAGGAAAGACCATTTATTTAGGATTTGGATATTTAAAAAATTTAGAACTATTCACTATTAAGCGTATACTATCAGAGAGACAATTAAATGGCGACTTTACATCTTTAGATAACTTTATTGACAGATTAACAATTACTATCGAGCAACTAACTATTTTAATTAGAATTGACGCATTTAAGTTTACTGGTAAATCTAAAGTAGAATTGTTATGGCATTCAATATTTAAATTAAATGCAAAGCGCGATTATAACTCACAATCAAAACTTTTTATATCAGAACACAAAAAATTTAATTTACCTAAGTTAAATGTAAGTTGGATTGAAAACGCATATGATGAAATGGAGTTATTAGGATTTCCATTATGTGATTACTTTAATTTAGTAAATGAAAATACAGATAATGGAATTCTTGCTCTTAAAATGAAAAACTATGTAGGCAAAAATGTTTTAATATATGGTAGTTTAGTAACTACTCGTTATAACAACACATCAAAAGGTGAGCTAATGCGTTTAAGCACATTTATAGATAAAGAAGGTAATTATTTTGATGCAGTGCATTTTAGTAGTGTAGTAGATAAATTTCCAATAAATGGTCTAGGAGTTTATGCCTGTTTTGGAAAAATAACGAATAGGTTTGATTTTTGTAGCATGAGTGTAATTAGAAGCAGGAAAATGGGTGTTATAAAGGATCCAAGAAACACTTAA
- a CDS encoding sodium:solute symporter, which produces MNYIDYIIIILYLIGFLGIGYFFKENKNSKDYFLGGQSMGWFPLSLSTMATQLSAISFISAPAFVGLKDGGGLQWLTYEFGVPLAMAFLLIAIIPTLYKSGIVSVYEFLERRFDASSRLLISFVFQISRSVATGVMVYTMALILQATIGIEFWISILIIGVITMIYSFQGGMKAVIWGDVIQMCILFFGIVICLFYGLSELGGYDNFINLVDKDRLTAVDFSKWGFNNADKNDEFGFWPMVIGGFFLYASYYGTDQTQSQRLLSAKGLPTIKKLLLANGLFRFPITLTYCIMGLVLGTLILQDASFQELLNSVYQSNITSLEGKKADLMVPVFIIKYLPNGVIGILIVAIMSAAMSSLSSTVNSLSAVTLEDFIKRFKPDLPDKKYVKYSRLLSVFWGLVCLFFAFFAGSIEGTVIEVINKVSSVFYGPILAAFILAILTKKTHALGANLGIVAGVLFNIYLWLYVPSIFWFWWNVIGCLITIIIALVVSRVVKKELKPGLNISIYKAGKKEVAILLSYFLLIVIFAIFIGEALN; this is translated from the coding sequence ATGAATTACATAGACTATATCATTATAATTTTATACCTAATAGGTTTTTTAGGGATCGGTTACTTTTTTAAAGAAAATAAGAACTCTAAAGATTATTTTTTAGGTGGTCAGTCTATGGGTTGGTTTCCATTAAGCTTATCAACTATGGCAACACAACTTTCTGCCATAAGTTTTATTTCAGCTCCAGCATTTGTAGGACTAAAAGATGGTGGAGGATTACAGTGGTTAACTTATGAGTTTGGTGTGCCATTAGCTATGGCTTTTCTATTAATTGCTATAATTCCTACTTTATATAAGTCTGGAATTGTAAGTGTTTACGAGTTTTTAGAACGCCGTTTCGATGCGTCATCAAGATTATTAATAAGCTTTGTGTTTCAAATAAGTCGTTCTGTTGCAACTGGTGTAATGGTTTACACAATGGCTTTAATTTTACAAGCTACAATTGGTATAGAATTTTGGATTTCAATATTAATTATTGGAGTTATTACCATGATATATTCATTTCAAGGTGGTATGAAAGCTGTAATTTGGGGAGATGTAATACAAATGTGCATACTGTTTTTTGGTATAGTTATTTGTCTATTTTACGGTTTAAGTGAATTAGGTGGTTATGATAATTTTATAAACCTTGTTGATAAAGACAGATTAACAGCTGTAGATTTTTCAAAATGGGGATTTAATAATGCCGATAAAAACGATGAGTTTGGCTTTTGGCCAATGGTTATTGGCGGTTTCTTTTTATATGCTTCTTATTATGGTACAGACCAAACACAATCACAGCGCTTATTATCTGCTAAAGGATTACCCACAATTAAAAAACTGCTATTAGCAAATGGTTTGTTTAGGTTTCCAATAACATTAACCTACTGTATAATGGGCTTAGTGTTAGGAACTTTAATACTTCAGGATGCTAGTTTCCAAGAGCTTTTAAATTCGGTTTACCAATCTAACATTACTAGTTTAGAAGGAAAAAAAGCCGATTTAATGGTACCTGTTTTTATAATAAAATATTTACCTAATGGTGTTATTGGTATTTTAATTGTAGCAATTATGTCTGCAGCAATGTCATCTTTAAGTTCTACAGTTAACTCGCTATCTGCAGTAACTTTAGAAGATTTTATTAAACGTTTTAAACCAGATTTACCAGATAAAAAATATGTAAAATACTCAAGACTTCTTTCTGTTTTTTGGGGATTAGTATGCTTATTTTTTGCCTTTTTTGCAGGTAGTATAGAAGGCACAGTTATAGAGGTAATAAACAAAGTTAGCTCTGTATTTTATGGCCCAATATTAGCAGCTTTTATATTAGCTATTTTAACTAAAAAAACACATGCATTAGGTGCTAACTTAGGTATTGTTGCCGGTGTATTGTTTAATATATATTTATGGCTTTATGTCCCTAGTATTTTTTGGTTTTGGTGGAATGTTATTGGTTGTTTAATTACTATTATTATAGCATTAGTAGTTAGCCGTGTTGTAAAAAAAGAATTAAAACCAGGATTAAATATTTCTATTTATAAAGCTGGTAAAAAAGAAGTTGCTATATTATTATCTTATTTTTTATTAATAGTAATATTTGCCATTTTTATTGGTGAAGCTTTAAATTAA
- a CDS encoding glycerate kinase, with translation MKIVIAPDKFKNSLTSLEFCDIVEKQIKLNLPATNIVKLPLADGGDGTIDIINYYLHGIKIFVTVCNPLFAATKASYLYAVNSQTAFIEMAEASGLKLLKPAEIDCKNATSFGTGELILDAINKGAKKIILGIGGSATNDCGIGMATALGYRFLDNKNKTVNPIGANLSKIKSIDISKVNTKIFDVEFQIACDVTNPLHGENGAAHVYAAQKGANQTDILLLDQGLKDFSKLITKVFNINPQSVSGAGAAGGMGIASKIFLKGNLESGNKLIKKLSNFDNQILDADWIITGEGKLDYQTLSGKTIQGILDASVKKNIKVAAFCGAIDITERDLNTMGISYASQIIDEAKNLDDAINNANTHLNTITKHFIKQIK, from the coding sequence ATGAAAATTGTAATTGCTCCAGATAAATTTAAAAATTCTCTAACAAGTTTAGAGTTTTGCGATATAGTTGAAAAACAAATAAAATTAAATTTACCGGCAACCAATATTGTAAAACTCCCTTTAGCAGATGGTGGCGATGGTACAATAGATATTATTAATTATTATTTACATGGTATAAAAATTTTTGTAACTGTCTGTAATCCATTATTCGCTGCTACAAAAGCATCTTACTTATATGCTGTAAATTCTCAAACCGCATTTATAGAAATGGCAGAAGCTTCTGGTTTAAAATTATTAAAACCAGCCGAAATAGATTGCAAAAACGCTACTTCTTTTGGTACAGGAGAACTTATTTTAGATGCTATAAATAAAGGCGCAAAAAAAATTATTTTAGGCATTGGAGGTAGCGCTACTAACGACTGCGGTATTGGTATGGCTACTGCTTTAGGCTATAGATTTTTAGATAATAAAAACAAAACAGTAAATCCCATTGGTGCTAATTTATCTAAAATTAAATCAATAGATATTAGCAAAGTAAACACTAAAATATTTGATGTTGAATTTCAAATTGCTTGCGATGTTACCAATCCTTTACATGGAGAAAATGGAGCCGCACATGTTTACGCTGCACAAAAAGGTGCAAACCAAACTGATATTTTATTATTAGATCAAGGCCTTAAAGATTTTTCAAAATTAATAACAAAGGTATTTAATATTAATCCACAAAGTGTTTCTGGCGCTGGTGCTGCTGGAGGCATGGGAATTGCATCAAAAATATTTTTAAAAGGAAATCTTGAAAGCGGTAATAAATTAATTAAAAAATTATCTAATTTTGACAATCAAATTTTAGATGCAGATTGGATTATTACTGGTGAAGGAAAATTAGATTACCAGACACTTTCTGGCAAAACTATTCAAGGTATTTTAGACGCTTCAGTTAAAAAAAACATTAAAGTTGCTGCTTTTTGTGGCGCCATAGATATAACCGAAAGAGACCTAAACACAATGGGAATTAGTTATGCATCCCAAATTATTGATGAAGCAAAAAATTTAGATGATGCTATAAATAATGCAAACACTCATTTAAATACAATTACAAAACACTTCATTAAACAAATAAAGTAA
- a CDS encoding trehalase family glycosidase produces MKDLQKNAITVLNNNWKDKFSIPCEKLYPFQWFWDSGLIAIGFAHFDMPKAEKEIETLLDAQWSNGFIPHIIFHTESDSYFPGPDFHRSDLHPQSSKKYKSTGMTQPPVTGFVLQDLYRISKDKKATLKFIESVIDKVYKNHEYFYSQRDPQNEGLVYIYHNWESGTDNSPIWDDIWDTMNPPEYTFERRDTTHVDAAQRPSKREYDHYLHIIEIAKQNNYNDQKIAELSPFLVQDPLFNAVLLKSNQSLIDLYSIIGNNEDKIKQLQKWQKKGTESINSKLYDSELGVYVHYDLRNEKLLKHVSSSSFSPLFANLPSKEVANKMVDVMMEKFGNPDQYLCASFDPTSERFNPKKYWRGPVWVNLNWMLYHGLKQNGFNDLAKRMKKDTIEIIEKNGFYEYFDSRKEEHNNGKAGYGGHNFSWSAALLIDLLND; encoded by the coding sequence ATGAAGGATTTACAAAAAAACGCTATTACAGTATTAAACAATAACTGGAAAGATAAATTTAGCATACCATGCGAAAAGCTATATCCATTTCAATGGTTTTGGGACTCAGGATTAATTGCAATTGGGTTTGCACATTTTGATATGCCTAAAGCAGAAAAAGAAATAGAAACATTACTTGATGCGCAATGGAGCAATGGCTTTATACCTCATATTATTTTTCATACAGAAAGTGATTCGTATTTTCCTGGACCAGATTTTCACCGTTCAGATTTACATCCGCAATCATCAAAAAAATATAAATCTACAGGAATGACTCAGCCACCTGTAACAGGATTTGTATTACAGGATTTATACCGTATTAGTAAAGACAAAAAAGCTACACTTAAATTTATTGAAAGCGTAATAGATAAAGTTTACAAAAACCACGAATACTTTTACAGCCAGCGCGATCCTCAAAATGAAGGTTTAGTTTACATCTACCATAATTGGGAGTCTGGTACAGACAACTCTCCTATTTGGGATGACATTTGGGACACCATGAATCCACCAGAATATACTTTTGAAAGACGAGACACAACACATGTTGATGCTGCTCAAAGACCTTCTAAAAGAGAATACGACCACTATTTACATATTATAGAAATTGCAAAACAAAACAATTATAACGATCAAAAAATAGCCGAACTTTCTCCATTTTTAGTTCAAGACCCATTATTTAATGCTGTGCTATTAAAATCTAATCAAAGTTTAATAGATTTATATAGTATAATTGGCAATAATGAAGATAAAATTAAGCAACTTCAAAAATGGCAGAAAAAAGGTACAGAATCAATTAATAGCAAACTTTACGATTCAGAATTAGGTGTTTACGTGCATTACGATTTAAGAAATGAAAAATTATTAAAGCACGTATCATCTTCTTCTTTCTCTCCTCTTTTTGCAAATTTACCTAGTAAAGAGGTTGCAAATAAAATGGTTGATGTTATGATGGAAAAATTTGGCAATCCAGACCAATATCTTTGTGCTTCTTTTGATCCTACAAGTGAAAGGTTCAACCCTAAAAAATATTGGAGAGGTCCAGTTTGGGTTAATTTAAACTGGATGCTATACCATGGTTTAAAACAAAATGGTTTTAACGATTTAGCAAAACGAATGAAAAAAGACACTATAGAAATTATAGAAAAAAATGGTTTTTATGAGTATTTTGATTCGAGAAAAGAAGAACATAATAATGGAAAAGCTGGTTATGGTGGTCATAACTTTTCATGGAGTGCTGCATTATTAATAGATTTATTAAACGACTAA
- a CDS encoding type I phosphomannose isomerase catalytic subunit produces the protein MKLYPLIFNPVYSYRIWGGDKLKTVLNKKYSQESIGESWEISDVKDNETLVSNGNLKGKTLKELINTFKADFVGEKVYNTFGNDFPLLIKFIDAKTPLSIQVHPSNELANARHNSFGKNEMWYVMQAEKDAELIVGFNKEIKQEQYKQHLKNNTLKEILNIEKVKSGDTFYIPTGRVHAIGAGVLLAEIQQTSNITYRIYDYDRVDKKTGEKRELHTDLALDAIDYNFYINYKAEYKTETNIPKPLVNSPYFKTNILNIEGLLNRDLSIYDSFVIYMCVEGNTLLKTAENNEEYNLTIGQTIIIPACINSINLEATSGKLIEVYL, from the coding sequence ATGAAATTATATCCTTTAATATTTAATCCAGTATATAGCTATAGAATTTGGGGTGGAGACAAACTAAAAACTGTTTTAAACAAAAAATATTCTCAAGAAAGTATTGGTGAGTCTTGGGAAATATCAGATGTTAAGGATAATGAAACCCTAGTAAGTAATGGCAATTTAAAAGGAAAGACTTTAAAAGAGTTAATTAATACTTTTAAAGCAGACTTTGTTGGTGAAAAAGTATACAACACTTTTGGTAATGATTTTCCGCTACTAATTAAATTTATAGATGCCAAAACACCATTATCTATACAAGTACACCCAAGTAATGAATTAGCAAACGCAAGACATAATTCCTTTGGGAAAAATGAAATGTGGTATGTAATGCAAGCAGAAAAAGATGCAGAGCTAATAGTTGGTTTTAATAAAGAAATTAAACAAGAGCAATACAAACAGCACCTTAAAAACAATACTTTAAAAGAAATTTTAAATATTGAAAAAGTAAAATCTGGAGATACCTTTTATATTCCTACCGGAAGAGTTCATGCTATTGGCGCTGGTGTTTTATTAGCCGAAATACAACAAACCTCTAATATAACATATCGTATTTATGATTATGATAGAGTAGATAAAAAAACGGGTGAAAAAAGAGAGCTACATACAGATTTGGCTTTAGATGCAATAGATTACAATTTTTATATAAATTATAAAGCAGAATATAAAACAGAAACAAACATTCCAAAACCATTAGTAAATTCACCATATTTTAAAACCAACATACTAAACATTGAAGGTCTTTTAAACAGAGATTTATCTATTTACGACTCGTTTGTAATATATATGTGTGTTGAAGGAAATACACTACTTAAAACAGCAGAAAATAACGAAGAATACAATTTAACCATTGGACAAACAATAATTATTCCGGCTTGTATAAATAGTATAAATTTAGAAGCTACTTCTGGAAAATTAATTGAAGTTTATTTGTAG